In Rhodothermales bacterium, the following proteins share a genomic window:
- a CDS encoding tyrosine-type recombinase/integrase: protein MNELTPANSAALTIEVERRRGPDPATVYLARLAPGSRRTMRGALRTIASVCVPDADPPPEPEAFPWERLRAEHAKAIRAALAERYKYSTVNKMLSALRGVLREAWELGLMETDHYHRAAAVRAVKGQRASQATGRSLARAELRALIEACLRPTPPRKGAPAVVTAKGRRDAALVALGYGCGLRREELAGLAVGDLDLAQRRVLVRGKGNKERVVPIPPGAFHALRDYLDVRLQSAGGDATTDDEGVATAAAGGTPPPSPIYKVSGAADSPHGDLPLFVRARRGGALDRAADALTGQAVYHVLRTRAAEAGVAAFSPHDLRRSYVGDLLDEGADLSVAQQLAGHASPTTTAGYDRRGERAKEQAASRLDVPYD, encoded by the coding sequence ATGAACGAACTCACCCCTGCCAACTCCGCCGCCCTCACTATCGAGGTCGAGCGCCGCCGCGGCCCTGACCCCGCCACGGTCTACCTCGCCCGCCTCGCGCCGGGGAGCCGCCGCACCATGCGCGGCGCGCTCCGAACCATCGCCTCGGTCTGCGTGCCCGACGCCGATCCGCCCCCGGAGCCCGAGGCGTTCCCGTGGGAGCGGCTCCGGGCCGAGCACGCGAAGGCCATCCGCGCCGCGCTCGCCGAGCGCTACAAGTACTCCACCGTGAACAAGATGCTCTCGGCGCTCCGCGGCGTGCTCCGCGAGGCGTGGGAGCTCGGGCTCATGGAGACCGACCATTACCACCGCGCCGCGGCCGTACGCGCGGTGAAGGGCCAGCGGGCGAGCCAGGCGACGGGGCGCTCCCTCGCGCGGGCCGAGCTCCGCGCCCTCATCGAGGCGTGCCTCCGTCCTACCCCGCCGAGGAAGGGTGCGCCGGCGGTCGTGACAGCGAAGGGGCGGCGGGACGCCGCCCTCGTCGCGCTCGGGTACGGGTGCGGGCTCCGGCGGGAGGAGCTCGCCGGACTCGCCGTCGGCGACCTCGACCTCGCACAGCGGCGCGTGCTCGTGCGCGGGAAGGGGAACAAGGAGCGCGTCGTGCCGATCCCGCCGGGGGCGTTCCACGCGCTCCGGGACTACCTGGACGTACGGCTGCAGAGCGCCGGGGGCGACGCGACGACGGACGACGAGGGGGTAGCGACGGCCGCTGCGGGAGGCACCCCTCCCCCCTCGCCTATATATAAGGTGTCGGGGGCTGCGGATTCCCCCCACGGCGACCTCCCCCTGTTCGTGCGCGCCAGGCGGGGGGGCGCGCTCGACCGAGCGGCCGACGCCCTCACGGGGCAGGCGGTCTACCACGTGCTCCGGACGCGGGCGGCCGAGGCCGGCGTCGCCGCCTTCAGCCCCCACGACCTCCGGCGGAGCTACGTCGGCGACCTCCTCGACGAGGGGGCCGACCTCTCCGTGGCGCAACAGCTCGCCGGCCACGCGAGCCCGACGACGACGGCGGGGTACGACCGGCGCGGGGAGCGGGCGAAGGAGCAGGCGGCCTCCCGCCTCGACGTGCCGTACGATTAA
- a CDS encoding sialidase family protein gives MALRPSHPGPAYDVATVPGPSSSEPLSFTVAASDEGALYLAWDQDEGLRFTRRAREGADWSAPQTLQGDGVPTLFADGDRVVLFVRGEGLERRVSEDGGATWSEPAYAFGRDAFGRATVSRDPGSRDVVSRDTAASYPGEVRVSGRPSQGVPYIYLGDRSTLHRGSGGDVYLVYLHQESYVTDGGSTLVEPPHRIYFSHSDDLGERWTPPVAVADTEGRLGSAPSVVDFHGALVLCWSERYRRGDLLRVATSLDGGATWSEPITLNTDAYVLAEQQRSAVLVTAPRLVRSGHDLYLCYGGRGLQCLEARGVERALGGASVPGQAWSPAFTLTGSTPLAFDFLSAPGAPSPAPAHRPPPSPLSHGRPEPADAPEAPLALWVDQRHQEVEWWGYSFALTLFKGGNPRWANNDLIVARLGEEGSAEERVLTPHLSYTRGSIGAVQAQGRWHVFWSGKERVDRNGGDGRHRTDSAGVSHPYRMGRTEGGIPYRVFYTSVPLELSE, from the coding sequence TTGGCGCTCCGCCCATCCCACCCGGGACCGGCCTACGACGTCGCTACGGTTCCCGGTCCGTCGAGCTCAGAGCCCCTATCGTTCACCGTCGCGGCCTCGGACGAGGGAGCTCTCTACCTCGCGTGGGACCAGGACGAGGGACTCCGCTTCACCCGTCGGGCGAGGGAGGGGGCGGACTGGTCCGCTCCCCAGACGCTACAGGGCGATGGCGTCCCCACGCTCTTCGCCGACGGGGACCGGGTCGTCCTCTTCGTCCGGGGCGAAGGGCTCGAACGCCGGGTCAGCGAGGACGGCGGCGCGACGTGGTCCGAGCCCGCCTACGCCTTCGGCCGCGATGCCTTCGGCCGCGCCACCGTAAGCCGCGATCCCGGAAGCCGCGACGTCGTGAGCCGCGACACCGCCGCGAGCTACCCCGGGGAGGTCCGGGTGAGCGGGAGGCCCTCGCAGGGCGTACCCTACATCTACCTCGGGGACCGGTCCACCCTCCACAGGGGCAGCGGGGGCGACGTGTACCTCGTGTACCTCCACCAAGAGTCGTACGTGACCGACGGGGGGAGCACCCTCGTGGAGCCGCCGCACCGGATCTACTTCTCCCACAGCGACGACCTGGGGGAGCGGTGGACGCCCCCGGTCGCCGTGGCCGACACCGAGGGGAGGCTCGGGTCCGCCCCCTCGGTCGTGGACTTCCACGGCGCGCTCGTCCTGTGCTGGAGCGAGCGCTACCGACGGGGCGACCTGCTCCGGGTCGCGACGAGCCTCGACGGGGGGGCCACGTGGTCGGAGCCGATCACGCTCAACACGGACGCCTACGTCCTCGCCGAGCAGCAGCGAAGCGCGGTCCTGGTAACAGCCCCCCGCTTGGTGCGGAGCGGCCACGACCTCTACCTATGCTACGGCGGGCGCGGCCTCCAGTGCCTGGAAGCACGGGGAGTTGAGCGGGCGCTCGGTGGGGCCTCGGTGCCGGGTCAGGCCTGGTCCCCCGCTTTCACCCTCACCGGTTCGACGCCGCTCGCCTTCGACTTCCTCTCCGCTCCGGGCGCTCCCAGTCCGGCCCCTGCACATCGACCGCCCCCCAGCCCCCTCTCACACGGCCGGCCGGAACCGGCGGACGCTCCCGAGGCACCCCTCGCGCTCTGGGTGGACCAGCGGCATCAGGAGGTGGAGTGGTGGGGGTACTCCTTCGCCTTGACGCTCTTCAAGGGCGGCAACCCGAGGTGGGCGAACAACGACCTGATCGTGGCCCGCCTGGGCGAGGAGGGGAGCGCGGAAGAGCGCGTGCTCACGCCCCACCTCTCGTACACCCGCGGGAGCATCGGCGCCGTCCAGGCGCAGGGGCGGTGGCACGTGTTCTGGAGCGGTAAGGAGCGCGTGGACCGAAATGGGGGCGACGGTCGACATCGCACGGACAGCGCCGGGGTCAGTCATCCCTACCGCATGGGCCGGACCGAGGGCGGCATCCCCTACCGCGTCTTCTATACGTCGGTACCGCTCGAGCTCTCCGAGTAG
- a CDS encoding efflux RND transporter permease subunit yields MKDPNTHPNAGRPPSENPGYHEAEIPDPAVESEDPSRFTGLSGVAIRRPVFTAMVMIGLVVLGLFSLRNLPIDQFPDIEIPIVSVTTVYPGASPETIEREVSERLEQAFNPVQGVDGITSISLEGVSQIIVEFDLDRDVDDAANDIRAKIETVRRELPLDIEQPLVQTFDPAAQPIVSLAVSSDETPIQDLTALADEEIRRTLEAVPGVGEVQVAGGLAREIRVNVDPARLQARGVSVNEVIGALQTQNLEVPAGRVERGTGEQLVRVVGRIVDPEQFNDLVVANRGGTPIRLGDVASVEDATEEERSVALVNGRRAVALDILKVSGANTVDVAEGVIETVAELQAALPAGAELQVIRDNSVSIRHSVEDTLFELILGAILTVVIVMLFLNDAKATVITSLALPISVIASFILMGALGFTLNVISLLALSLSIGILIDDAIVVIENIVRHRELGRGYFAAAGDGTREIFLAVMATTLSIVAVFVPVAFMGGIIGRFFFQFGMTVAFAVLVSLFVAFTLTPMMAAHWGVDPHVEGTHGRSKNPLKRGISAFNRWFDRTAQKYSGIIEWALRHRKTTIAGTVAVFVGTLMLFPLIGGGFLPPQDQSQFAVTFETPDGSSLAYTREKAEQVGAIIAELPGVEYTYTTVGAGQTGTVTSGQVFVALVSPSERDASQQALMAETRERIAPVFGVQTSVLDAGGLGGAQAPLAVEVRGPDVEGLQALAQQVEAEVAALPEIVDVQNSLGQPRPEYRIDVNRDVANELGLTVGQVAGTVRPVLAGQDVTTWQDPTGEERDVVVQVAPALRQSVEDIAQIPIATPTGGSVPLSQIARIEEGTAPSQIDRSDLQRTATISGSPAPGLSVSEATAAIQARVDGMDIPPGYTVGFGGETEQLAETAGYVLQAILLAIILIFLILASQFESVTQPFAIMLSLPLSLIGVLLGLLVAGDTLNMMSMIGVILLFGLVVKNAILLVDNANERRRAGTERFRALVEAGQVRLRPIIMTTLAMIAGMLPSSLALGEGGAFRAPMSRAVIGGLITSTILTLIVVPVAYTYFDDLGSWVRRKFGGRQKGHTVRPEATERPSPALEPVPAVSEQG; encoded by the coding sequence ATGAAGGACCCGAATACGCACCCCAACGCCGGGCGGCCGCCCTCCGAGAACCCCGGCTACCACGAAGCCGAGATCCCCGATCCGGCCGTGGAGTCCGAGGACCCGTCCCGTTTCACCGGGCTGAGCGGTGTTGCCATCCGGCGGCCCGTCTTTACGGCGATGGTCATGATCGGCCTCGTAGTGCTCGGGCTGTTCTCGCTGCGGAACCTCCCGATCGACCAGTTCCCCGACATCGAGATCCCCATCGTCTCCGTCACGACGGTCTACCCCGGCGCGAGCCCGGAGACCATCGAGCGCGAGGTGTCCGAGCGGCTGGAGCAGGCGTTCAACCCCGTCCAGGGCGTCGACGGCATCACCTCGATCTCGCTGGAGGGCGTCTCCCAGATCATCGTCGAGTTCGACCTCGACCGCGACGTGGACGACGCCGCCAACGACATCCGCGCCAAGATCGAGACCGTCCGCCGCGAGCTCCCGCTCGACATCGAGCAGCCGCTCGTGCAGACGTTCGACCCGGCGGCGCAGCCCATCGTCTCGCTCGCCGTCTCGTCCGACGAGACCCCCATCCAGGACCTGACGGCGCTGGCCGACGAAGAGATCCGGCGGACGCTCGAAGCCGTCCCCGGCGTGGGCGAGGTCCAGGTCGCCGGCGGGCTCGCCCGCGAGATCCGCGTCAACGTCGACCCGGCGCGGCTGCAGGCGCGGGGGGTGAGCGTGAACGAGGTCATCGGGGCGCTCCAGACGCAGAACCTCGAAGTCCCGGCCGGCCGCGTCGAGCGCGGCACGGGCGAGCAGCTCGTCCGCGTCGTCGGTCGCATCGTCGACCCGGAGCAGTTCAACGACCTCGTCGTCGCCAACCGGGGCGGCACGCCCATCCGGCTCGGCGACGTGGCGAGCGTCGAGGACGCCACGGAGGAGGAGCGGTCCGTCGCGCTCGTGAACGGCCGCCGTGCCGTCGCGCTCGACATCCTCAAGGTGAGCGGGGCCAACACGGTCGACGTGGCCGAAGGGGTGATCGAGACCGTCGCAGAGCTACAAGCCGCGCTGCCGGCGGGGGCCGAGCTGCAGGTCATCCGCGACAACTCCGTCTCGATCCGCCACTCCGTCGAGGACACGCTCTTCGAGTTGATCCTCGGGGCCATCCTCACGGTCGTCATCGTGATGCTCTTCCTCAACGACGCGAAGGCCACGGTCATCACGTCGCTCGCGCTGCCGATCTCGGTCATCGCCTCGTTCATCCTGATGGGCGCGCTCGGGTTCACGCTCAACGTGATCTCGCTCCTCGCGCTCTCGCTCTCGATCGGGATCCTGATCGACGACGCCATCGTGGTCATCGAGAACATCGTGCGCCACCGCGAGCTGGGGCGGGGCTACTTCGCCGCCGCCGGCGACGGCACGCGGGAGATCTTCCTCGCCGTCATGGCGACGACGCTCTCGATCGTGGCCGTGTTCGTGCCGGTCGCGTTCATGGGAGGCATCATCGGGCGGTTCTTCTTCCAGTTCGGGATGACGGTCGCCTTCGCCGTGCTCGTCTCACTCTTCGTCGCGTTCACGCTCACGCCGATGATGGCGGCGCACTGGGGCGTGGACCCCCACGTCGAGGGCACGCATGGGCGCTCGAAGAACCCGCTCAAGCGCGGCATCTCGGCCTTCAACCGGTGGTTCGACCGGACGGCCCAGAAGTACAGCGGGATCATCGAGTGGGCGCTCCGGCACCGCAAGACGACCATCGCCGGCACGGTCGCCGTCTTCGTCGGGACCCTGATGCTGTTCCCGCTCATCGGCGGCGGCTTCCTCCCGCCGCAGGACCAGAGCCAGTTCGCCGTCACGTTCGAGACGCCGGACGGCTCCAGCCTCGCCTACACCCGCGAGAAGGCCGAGCAGGTCGGGGCCATCATCGCCGAGCTCCCCGGCGTGGAGTACACCTACACGACCGTCGGCGCCGGGCAGACGGGGACGGTCACTTCGGGCCAGGTGTTCGTCGCCCTCGTCAGCCCCAGCGAACGTGACGCCTCGCAGCAGGCGCTGATGGCGGAGACCCGCGAGCGGATCGCGCCGGTCTTCGGCGTGCAGACGTCCGTGCTCGACGCCGGCGGCCTCGGCGGGGCGCAGGCGCCGCTGGCCGTCGAGGTGCGTGGGCCGGACGTGGAGGGGCTCCAGGCCCTCGCCCAGCAGGTCGAAGCTGAGGTCGCCGCGCTGCCCGAGATCGTGGACGTGCAGAACTCGCTCGGCCAGCCCCGGCCCGAATACCGGATCGACGTCAACCGCGACGTGGCCAACGAGCTCGGCCTCACGGTCGGGCAGGTGGCCGGGACGGTCCGGCCCGTGCTCGCGGGGCAGGACGTGACGACGTGGCAGGACCCGACGGGCGAGGAGCGCGACGTCGTCGTGCAGGTGGCGCCGGCGCTGCGGCAGTCCGTCGAGGACATCGCGCAGATCCCGATCGCCACGCCGACGGGCGGCTCCGTGCCGCTCTCCCAGATCGCGCGGATCGAGGAGGGCACGGCGCCCTCGCAGATCGACCGGAGCGACCTCCAGCGGACGGCGACGATCTCCGGCAGCCCGGCCCCCGGCCTCTCCGTCTCCGAGGCGACGGCCGCCATCCAGGCCCGCGTCGACGGGATGGACATCCCGCCGGGCTACACCGTCGGCTTCGGCGGCGAGACGGAGCAGCTGGCCGAGACGGCCGGCTACGTGCTCCAGGCGATCCTGCTGGCCATCATCCTCATCTTCCTCATCCTCGCCTCGCAGTTCGAGTCGGTCACGCAGCCGTTCGCGATCATGCTCTCGCTGCCGCTCTCGCTCATCGGCGTGCTCCTCGGGCTGCTCGTCGCCGGCGACACGCTCAACATGATGTCGATGATCGGGGTGATCCTCCTCTTCGGGCTCGTGGTGAAGAACGCGATCCTCCTCGTGGACAACGCCAACGAGCGAAGGCGCGCGGGCACCGAGCGCTTCCGGGCGCTCGTCGAGGCCGGGCAGGTCCGCCTCCGCCCCATCATCATGACGACGCTGGCGATGATCGCGGGGATGCTCCCGAGCTCGCTCGCGCTCGGCGAGGGCGGCGCCTTCCGCGCGCCGATGTCGCGCGCGGTGATCGGCGGCCTCATCACGTCGACGATCCTGACGCTCATCGTCGTGCCCGTCGCGTACACGTACTTCGACGACCTTGGTAGCTGGGTCCGCCGGAAGTTCGGTGGACGCCAGAAAGGGCATACAGTGAGGCCGGAGGCGACCGAACGCCCCTCGCCCGCCCTCGAACCCGTGCCCGCCGTGAGCGAGCAGGGCTGA
- a CDS encoding efflux RND transporter periplasmic adaptor subunit: MNAFPFRLQRRAALALAAIAFAVVPFTGCGGSDEPAEMAAESRELVLVSSDVAAVERGAISAGVSLTGSLDPYRVVEVKAQVSGTIGSVRAQEGDRVGDGAVLATITAEGIRSQAASARAGVAAAEAQVALARRQYESAQTLYEAGAMSQIEFQSNETQLEAAQAQLEAAQAQATGAGEQASRTVVNSPISGAVSDKVVELGEAVTPGQTLFTVVNTSALELEGQVGVDQAAQISVGDPVEFRIDAYPGQTFRGTVSRIQPTADPATRQVGVFLRLDNPGNLVGGLFATGTVVSETLEEELLVPATALREADGVSYVLTVEGGVIRRRQVAVVARDPARGVVAVSGDLAAGETVIVAPTTDTVAGARVRTSGTASPARSTTDSE, encoded by the coding sequence ATGAACGCTTTCCCTTTCCGCCTCCAGCGCCGCGCCGCGCTCGCCCTCGCGGCCATCGCCTTCGCGGTGGTCCCGTTCACCGGCTGCGGCGGCTCCGACGAGCCCGCCGAGATGGCGGCTGAATCCCGCGAGCTCGTGCTAGTCTCGTCCGACGTCGCCGCTGTCGAGCGCGGCGCCATCAGCGCCGGCGTTTCGCTTACCGGCAGCCTCGACCCCTACCGCGTCGTGGAGGTGAAGGCGCAGGTGTCCGGCACCATCGGCTCCGTCCGCGCGCAGGAAGGGGACCGTGTGGGGGACGGGGCCGTGCTGGCGACGATCACGGCGGAGGGCATCCGCAGCCAGGCGGCCAGCGCCCGCGCGGGCGTCGCCGCGGCCGAGGCCCAAGTCGCCCTCGCGCGCCGACAGTACGAGTCGGCGCAGACGCTCTACGAGGCCGGGGCGATGTCGCAGATCGAGTTCCAGAGCAACGAGACCCAGCTCGAAGCGGCGCAGGCCCAGCTCGAAGCGGCGCAGGCCCAGGCGACGGGGGCGGGCGAGCAGGCCTCCCGCACCGTCGTCAACTCGCCGATCTCTGGCGCTGTCAGCGATAAGGTGGTCGAGCTCGGCGAGGCCGTGACCCCTGGCCAGACGCTCTTCACCGTCGTCAACACGAGCGCGCTCGAACTCGAAGGGCAAGTCGGCGTGGACCAGGCCGCGCAGATCTCGGTGGGCGACCCCGTCGAGTTCCGCATCGACGCCTACCCCGGCCAGACCTTCCGCGGCACCGTCTCGCGCATCCAACCGACGGCCGACCCGGCCACGCGCCAGGTCGGCGTGTTCCTCCGGCTCGACAACCCCGGCAACCTCGTCGGCGGCCTCTTCGCCACGGGCACCGTCGTGTCGGAGACGCTGGAGGAGGAACTGCTTGTTCCTGCCACCGCCCTCCGCGAGGCCGACGGCGTGTCCTACGTGCTCACCGTCGAAGGCGGCGTGATCCGGCGCCGCCAGGTCGCCGTCGTCGCGAGGGACCCCGCCCGCGGCGTCGTCGCCGTCAGCGGCGACCTCGCCGCCGGCGAGACCGTGATCGTAGCCCCGACGACCGACACCGTGGCCGGCGCGCGCGTCCGCACCTCCGGCACGGCAAGCCCCGCTCGCTCCACCACCGACTCCGAATAA
- a CDS encoding TolC family protein: MSRTPHMSRTALALAALLGLAMLRPLAAQPAVAPGDTLALSLSDALTRALSTSEEIGLAESQIDLADAQVREAYSSLYPQIDASAGYTRTLQSSFDTGGGAAVPDSLMFNPDPTLPLEDRVEYLEQNAPNAALGALGGLFSDLPFGQENTYSFALSGSQVLFAPQAGAGIQIARHFRDAARYNFTEEQADVRLQVEEAYIQALLAGELVTISNVALEQAQAFLDEEELRLRAGRASELEVLRAEVELENLRPQLVQAQNALEVSVLNLKRLANIPYDQPLALTTPLTLPPADALADPALDPEAITSARASVLAAQEQVEIREAQVRLERAAYLPRVAASASYARQLFADGIFDFGGEWRPDFTVGVGIQIPIFNGFQRSARVQQARVQLSQAEYQLSQLREAVQLQLEQARGEKERARSLIAARQRTVDQAERVYNLTTLQYDEGVTTQLDVSNARLALLQARSNLVQALADFYLADSNLVRAQVAPGLGNAQPTLPENATPAPVEPPAPEPSDITPADDLGDQ; the protein is encoded by the coding sequence ATGAGCAGGACTCCCCACATGAGCAGGACCGCGCTGGCCCTCGCCGCACTCCTCGGGCTGGCGATGCTCCGCCCGCTCGCCGCGCAGCCCGCCGTCGCCCCTGGCGACACCCTCGCCCTCAGCCTCTCCGACGCCCTCACCCGCGCGCTCTCGACGAGCGAGGAGATCGGGCTCGCCGAGTCGCAGATCGACCTCGCCGACGCACAGGTGCGTGAGGCCTACTCCTCGCTCTACCCGCAGATCGACGCGAGCGCCGGCTACACCCGCACCCTCCAGTCGTCGTTCGACACGGGCGGTGGCGCGGCTGTCCCGGACTCGCTCATGTTCAACCCGGACCCGACCCTCCCGCTGGAGGACCGCGTCGAGTACCTCGAACAGAACGCGCCGAACGCGGCGCTCGGCGCGCTCGGTGGTCTCTTCAGCGACCTCCCGTTCGGGCAGGAGAACACGTACTCCTTCGCGCTCAGCGGCTCGCAGGTGCTCTTCGCGCCGCAGGCCGGGGCCGGCATCCAGATCGCCCGGCACTTCCGCGACGCCGCCCGCTACAACTTCACCGAGGAGCAGGCCGATGTCCGGCTCCAGGTGGAGGAGGCCTACATCCAGGCCCTCCTCGCCGGCGAACTCGTGACGATCTCGAACGTCGCGCTCGAACAGGCGCAGGCGTTCCTCGATGAGGAGGAACTCCGCCTCCGCGCCGGCCGCGCCTCCGAACTGGAGGTGCTCCGCGCCGAGGTCGAGTTGGAGAACCTCCGCCCGCAGCTCGTCCAGGCGCAGAACGCGCTCGAGGTGTCCGTGCTCAACCTGAAGCGCCTCGCGAACATCCCGTACGACCAGCCCCTCGCGCTGACGACGCCGCTGACGCTGCCGCCCGCCGACGCGCTCGCCGACCCCGCGCTCGACCCCGAGGCCATCACGTCGGCGCGCGCGTCGGTGCTGGCGGCCCAGGAACAGGTCGAGATCCGCGAGGCACAGGTGCGGCTGGAGCGGGCGGCCTACCTCCCGCGTGTCGCCGCGAGCGCCAGCTACGCCCGCCAGCTTTTTGCCGACGGCATCTTCGACTTCGGCGGCGAGTGGCGGCCCGACTTCACCGTCGGCGTAGGCATCCAGATCCCCATCTTCAACGGGTTCCAGCGCTCGGCACGGGTGCAGCAGGCGCGTGTGCAACTGAGCCAGGCGGAGTACCAGCTGAGCCAGCTCCGCGAGGCCGTGCAGCTCCAGCTCGAACAGGCGCGCGGAGAGAAAGAGCGCGCCCGCTCGCTCATCGCCGCGCGGCAGCGGACGGTGGACCAGGCCGAGCGCGTCTACAACCTCACCACGCTCCAGTACGACGAGGGTGTCACGACGCAGCTCGACGTCTCGAACGCCCGCCTCGCCCTCCTCCAGGCCCGGAGCAACCTCGTCCAAGCCCTCGCCGACTTCTACCTCGCCGACTCCAACCTCGTCCGCGCCCAGGTCGCGCCCGGGCTGGGGAACGCGCAGCCCACGCTCCCCGAGAACGCCACGCCGGCGCCCGTCGAGCCTCCCGCGCCCGAGCCCTCCGACATCACCCCCGCCGACGACCTCGGCGACCAGTAG
- a CDS encoding MarR family transcriptional regulator has product MDASSQTFIEQMGLTSERHGMPRIAGRLLGFLLLDGGAHSLDDLAERLQVSKASVSTNARVLENLQLIERQTVPGDRRDFYRIGDNPGEHMFELARQRLEETRRLFDTTRHTLPEEMEEARARVTAWSSFYAFLLDDLDRKVERWRDQQRDQPSA; this is encoded by the coding sequence ATGGACGCCTCCTCCCAGACCTTCATCGAGCAGATGGGGCTCACCTCCGAGCGCCACGGGATGCCCCGCATCGCCGGTCGCCTCCTCGGCTTCCTCCTCCTCGACGGCGGCGCCCACTCGCTCGACGACCTCGCCGAGCGGCTCCAGGTGAGCAAGGCCTCGGTCAGCACGAACGCTCGCGTCCTCGAGAACCTCCAGCTCATCGAGCGCCAAACCGTCCCCGGCGACCGCCGCGACTTCTACCGGATCGGCGACAACCCCGGCGAGCACATGTTCGAGCTCGCCCGGCAGCGCCTGGAGGAAACGCGCCGTCTCTTCGACACGACACGCCACACGCTCCCGGAGGAGATGGAGGAGGCGCGAGCCCGCGTCACCGCCTGGTCCTCCTTCTACGCCTTCCTCCTCGACGACCTCGACCGCAAGGTGGAACGCTGGCGCGACCAGCAGCGCGACCAGCCCTCTGCCTGA
- a CDS encoding TetR/AcrR family transcriptional regulator, giving the protein MPRLRPDPAALSRRERERLLRRQAMLAAARDVFAERGYVHATLDEVAERAEFGKGTLYNYFPGGKDELLRSVLDELFDELEELMEPLLDAQVTDTAALREALHAYLARSARYFYRNRALFHLMMREAWRLQLSVVEESRDYFHAQVERSVAALSEVVGRAIAAGAIRPLPARSFAHIILASVANHIAAQEVVGWPEDPATAAGEAAAFLTTLLMDGATPGR; this is encoded by the coding sequence ATGCCGCGACTCCGACCCGACCCCGCCGCGCTGTCCCGGCGCGAGCGCGAGCGCCTGCTCCGCCGGCAGGCGATGCTTGCCGCTGCCCGTGATGTCTTCGCCGAGCGGGGCTACGTCCACGCTACGCTCGACGAGGTGGCCGAGCGGGCCGAGTTCGGGAAGGGCACGCTCTACAATTACTTCCCCGGCGGAAAGGACGAGCTGTTGCGGTCGGTGCTCGACGAGCTCTTCGACGAACTCGAAGAGCTCATGGAGCCGCTGCTCGATGCGCAGGTGACAGACACCGCGGCCCTCCGTGAGGCGCTCCACGCCTACCTCGCACGCAGCGCGCGGTACTTCTACCGGAACCGGGCCCTCTTCCACCTCATGATGCGGGAGGCGTGGCGGCTCCAGCTTTCGGTGGTGGAGGAGAGCCGGGACTACTTCCATGCCCAGGTCGAGCGGAGTGTGGCGGCGCTGAGCGAGGTCGTCGGGCGCGCCATCGCGGCCGGGGCGATCCGGCCGTTGCCGGCTCGATCGTTCGCTCACATCATCCTAGCCAGTGTCGCTAACCACATCGCAGCGCAGGAGGTCGTCGGCTGGCCGGAGGACCCCGCTACGGCGGCCGGCGAAGCGGCGGCCTTCCTCACCACATTACTCATGGACGGTGCCACCCCCGGCCGTTGA